The Halorhabdus sp. BNX81 genome includes a region encoding these proteins:
- the guaA gene encoding glutamine-hydrolyzing GMP synthase, protein MVDVETFIPEAKAEIAEAIGDDNAVIALSGGVDSSTAAALAYDAIGDQLTPVYVDTGLMRKGETEQIRETFEYMDSLRIVDATDRFLDELEGVTDPEEKRHAIGEQFIREFETVAREVEADYLVQGTIYPDRIESEGTIKSHHNVGGLPDVVDFDGIVEPMRDLYKDEVREVARELDLEEIISERMPFPGPGLAVRIIGEVTAEKLEVAREANHVVEEELEEYEPWQALAAVIGKATGVKGDNRVHGWVVAVRSVESRDGMTARAQEIDWETLQRIQSRITGENDTVSRVVYDVTHKPPATIEYE, encoded by the coding sequence ATGGTCGACGTCGAGACGTTCATCCCGGAGGCGAAAGCCGAGATAGCCGAGGCGATCGGTGACGACAACGCCGTCATCGCCCTCTCGGGTGGCGTCGACTCCTCGACGGCTGCTGCGCTTGCCTACGACGCGATCGGCGATCAACTGACGCCCGTCTACGTCGACACCGGTTTGATGCGCAAGGGCGAGACCGAACAGATCCGCGAGACCTTCGAGTACATGGACAGTCTCCGGATCGTCGACGCCACGGACCGCTTTCTCGACGAACTCGAAGGCGTGACCGACCCTGAGGAGAAACGCCACGCGATCGGCGAGCAGTTCATCCGGGAGTTCGAGACGGTCGCCCGCGAGGTCGAGGCCGACTACCTCGTCCAGGGGACGATCTATCCCGACCGCATCGAGAGCGAGGGGACGATCAAATCCCATCACAACGTCGGCGGACTGCCCGACGTCGTCGACTTCGACGGGATCGTCGAACCTATGCGGGACCTCTACAAGGACGAGGTCCGGGAGGTCGCCCGGGAACTCGATCTCGAGGAGATCATCTCAGAACGGATGCCGTTCCCCGGCCCCGGCCTCGCGGTTCGGATCATCGGCGAAGTCACCGCGGAGAAACTCGAAGTTGCTCGGGAGGCCAACCACGTCGTCGAGGAGGAACTCGAAGAATACGAGCCCTGGCAGGCCCTGGCGGCGGTCATCGGCAAGGCCACCGGCGTGAAGGGGGACAACCGCGTTCACGGGTGGGTCGTCGCCGTCCGATCCGTGGAATCCCGGGACGGGATGACCGCCCGCGCCCAGGAGATCGACTGGGAGACGCTCCAGCGCATCCAGAGTCGCATCACCGGCGAGAACGACACCGTCTCGCGGGTCGTTTACGACGTAACTCACAAACCGCCCGCGACCATCGAATACGAGTGA
- a CDS encoding UPF0179 family protein, with product MAQITLLGTRLAEPDTEFVYQGESPACDGCPYREQCLNLDIGRRYRVTSIREGANTLECAVHDDGVTAVEVEPAPIQANVPKQSAYAGSKVELDGPCPHEECPSHGLCEPAGADFETTYRIDSVIGDPPHEYCMLDRDLTQVELAPPESE from the coding sequence ATGGCTCAGATCACGCTTCTCGGAACCCGTCTCGCCGAACCCGACACGGAATTTGTGTATCAGGGAGAATCACCCGCCTGCGACGGCTGTCCCTACCGTGAGCAGTGTCTCAATCTCGACATCGGCCGACGGTACCGGGTCACGTCAATCCGCGAGGGGGCCAACACCCTCGAATGTGCCGTCCACGACGACGGCGTCACCGCCGTCGAGGTTGAACCGGCACCGATCCAGGCGAACGTCCCGAAGCAAAGTGCCTACGCCGGCAGTAAGGTTGAACTCGACGGCCCCTGTCCCCACGAGGAGTGTCCGAGCCACGGCCTCTGTGAGCCGGCGGGGGCCGACTTCGAGACGACCTACCGGATCGACAGCGTGATCGGCGATCCACCACACGAGTACTGCATGCTGGATCGCGATCTCACACAGGTCGAACTCGCACCCCCCGAGTCGGAGTGA
- a CDS encoding molybdopterin-binding protein, which produces MVDFQSRDTTRGSLTDDEPDESSTADEQAADTADARDIQETDETEVELGVAIVAIGENGDSESSDSASDAVAGSIERAGWTVVAHETADSTYDAVQGTVDRTLGRRAVSAVVTVGSAGIGPSDVTVEAIEPLLDTSMPGFGELFRVQYFDRAGPNVVGMRPTAGVSDETPVFCLPGDADAARFAVETILADTLDSLVAQATDP; this is translated from the coding sequence ATGGTCGATTTCCAGTCACGTGACACCACTCGTGGCTCGCTGACCGACGACGAACCGGACGAGTCATCGACAGCCGACGAGCAGGCAGCGGACACTGCTGACGCGAGGGACATCCAAGAGACGGACGAGACCGAAGTCGAACTCGGCGTGGCGATCGTCGCCATCGGCGAAAATGGCGACTCCGAAAGCAGCGACTCGGCGAGTGACGCGGTCGCGGGCTCGATCGAGCGTGCCGGTTGGACCGTCGTCGCCCACGAGACAGCTGACAGTACCTACGACGCCGTCCAGGGGACCGTCGATCGGACCCTCGGCAGGCGAGCAGTCTCGGCAGTCGTGACCGTCGGCAGCGCCGGCATCGGTCCATCGGATGTCACAGTCGAAGCGATCGAGCCCCTACTCGATACGTCGATGCCGGGGTTTGGCGAACTATTTCGAGTGCAGTACTTCGACCGCGCTGGACCGAACGTCGTCGGAATGCGACCCACAGCGGGTGTCAGCGACGAGACGCCCGTGTTCTGTCTCCCCGGCGACGCGGACGCGGCGCGCTTTGCCGTCGAAACCATCCTCGCGGACACGCTCGACTCACTCGTCGCCCAAGCCACTGACCCGTAG
- a CDS encoding NAD-binding protein, producing the protein MRVIVAGADEGGIGEAISAEGHEVTAVDVADGESLEAAGIEEMDAYVLTEMAQATSIAVAKDHNPEIRVVVYAEGSLPDFATRQADLVVDPSLLDADAVAAEFDAGAN; encoded by the coding sequence ATGCGGGTAATTGTTGCTGGAGCCGACGAAGGCGGGATCGGCGAGGCGATCAGCGCCGAAGGTCACGAGGTCACGGCCGTCGATGTCGCCGATGGTGAGTCACTGGAAGCCGCCGGTATCGAGGAGATGGACGCGTACGTGCTGACCGAGATGGCACAGGCCACCTCGATCGCCGTCGCCAAGGACCACAACCCCGAGATACGGGTTGTGGTGTACGCCGAGGGGTCGCTGCCTGACTTCGCCACCCGACAGGCGGATCTCGTCGTGGATCCGTCGTTGCTCGACGCTGACGCCGTCGCCGCGGAGTTCGATGCGGGTGCCAACTAA
- a CDS encoding isoaspartyl peptidase/L-asparaginase, with protein MDVIAHGGAGSPPDDPSSRQAVLDNAAARGLDAATPLDAVVATINVLESDPAFNAGVGSAVQSDGDIRTDAGLMTDDGEVGAACAMTGVEHAVDVARAVLEETPHVLLAGEPARDFAFAHGIETDSNLWTERTRNRWQDASPGESVSDHLAWLADHFGGHDTVGAVATDGERIAAGTSTGGRWGALAGRVGDVPQIGAGFYTSSAGGASATGAGEDIAREALARAAVERLESGGSPQTAAREAIESFEERAVGTAGVIVLAEDGTAGSAYNSDAMQTATARR; from the coding sequence GTGGATGTAATCGCTCACGGCGGGGCCGGTTCACCGCCGGACGACCCGTCCTCACGCCAGGCCGTTCTCGACAATGCCGCCGCACGCGGACTCGACGCGGCGACCCCGCTCGACGCTGTCGTCGCGACCATCAACGTCCTCGAATCCGACCCCGCGTTCAACGCCGGCGTCGGGAGCGCAGTCCAGAGCGACGGGGACATTCGGACCGACGCGGGACTGATGACCGACGACGGCGAGGTCGGCGCGGCCTGTGCGATGACGGGCGTCGAACACGCCGTCGACGTTGCCCGCGCCGTCCTCGAAGAGACGCCCCACGTCCTCCTGGCCGGGGAGCCGGCCAGGGACTTCGCTTTCGCCCACGGGATCGAGACGGACAGCAACCTCTGGACGGAACGGACACGAAATCGCTGGCAGGACGCCTCACCAGGGGAGTCAGTCAGCGACCACCTCGCGTGGCTCGCCGACCACTTCGGGGGCCACGACACCGTCGGCGCGGTCGCAACCGACGGCGAACGAATCGCCGCCGGGACGTCGACTGGCGGGCGGTGGGGCGCACTCGCCGGCCGTGTCGGTGACGTGCCACAGATCGGCGCGGGTTTCTATACGTCTTCGGCGGGCGGCGCGAGCGCGACCGGGGCCGGCGAGGACATCGCCCGCGAGGCGCTTGCGCGGGCCGCAGTCGAACGCCTTGAATCAGGGGGCTCCCCGCAAACCGCAGCCCGGGAAGCGATCGAATCGTTCGAGGAACGTGCCGTGGGCACCGCGGGCGTCATCGTCCTGGCTGAGGATGGAACCGCCGGCAGTGCGTACAACAGTGACGCGATGCAGACAGCGACGGCGCGGCGGTGA
- a CDS encoding CTP synthase: MPNEPATDYDPELGRKFIFVTGGVMSGLGKGITAASTGRLLANAGFDVTAVKIDPYLNVDAGTMNPYQHGEVYVLKDGGEVDLDLGNYERFLDIDMTSDHNVTTGKVYREVIEKERAGDYLGRTVQIIPHITDDIKRRIREVAEGSDVCIIEVGGTVGDIEGMPYLEALRQFAHEEDEDDILFTHVTLVPYSKNGEQKTKPTQHSVKELRSIGLQPDILVGRCEDRLDPDVKEKIALFCDVPTEAVFSNPDVADIYKVPLVVQDEGLDQYVMDELGLADEALPASERRNEWRDLVTQDTTGSINVALVGKYGLEDAYISIHEALKHAGLETNVEVETTWIHSEDLAEGHDGQLDDVDAVVVPGGFGSRGTEGKIEATRYARENDVPFLGLCLGFQMAVVEYARNVLDLDGAHSAEMEPETPHPVIDILPEQEGVEDMGGTMRLGAQDTEIEPGTLAHELYDDTTCRERHRHRYEVNPEYIDDIEAAGMTFSGVSNRRMEILELDPDSHPYFIGTQFHPEFRSRPTRASPPFVGLVEAVLNSSESDEPKEVEH; the protein is encoded by the coding sequence ATGCCGAACGAGCCTGCAACCGACTACGACCCGGAACTGGGTCGGAAGTTCATTTTCGTCACTGGCGGCGTGATGTCCGGACTGGGGAAGGGGATCACCGCCGCGAGCACCGGCCGCCTGCTCGCCAACGCCGGCTTCGACGTGACCGCGGTCAAGATCGACCCGTATCTCAACGTCGACGCCGGGACGATGAACCCCTACCAGCACGGCGAAGTGTACGTCCTCAAGGACGGCGGCGAGGTTGACCTCGATCTTGGGAACTACGAACGCTTCCTCGACATCGACATGACCTCCGATCACAACGTCACCACTGGAAAGGTCTACCGCGAGGTCATCGAGAAGGAACGCGCCGGCGATTACCTCGGCCGGACGGTCCAGATCATCCCGCACATCACCGACGACATCAAGCGCCGGATCCGCGAGGTCGCCGAAGGCAGCGACGTCTGCATCATCGAGGTCGGTGGCACTGTCGGCGACATCGAGGGGATGCCCTACCTCGAGGCGCTCCGGCAGTTCGCCCACGAGGAAGACGAGGACGACATTCTCTTTACGCACGTCACGCTCGTCCCCTACTCGAAGAACGGCGAACAGAAGACCAAGCCGACCCAACACAGCGTCAAGGAACTCCGATCGATCGGCCTCCAGCCGGACATCCTGGTTGGTCGGTGTGAGGACAGACTCGACCCCGACGTCAAGGAGAAGATCGCGCTGTTCTGTGACGTCCCGACCGAGGCCGTCTTCTCGAACCCCGACGTCGCGGACATTTATAAAGTGCCACTGGTCGTGCAGGACGAGGGCCTCGATCAGTACGTGATGGACGAACTCGGACTCGCGGACGAGGCGCTTCCCGCGAGCGAGCGCAGGAACGAATGGCGCGACCTCGTCACTCAGGACACGACCGGATCGATCAACGTCGCACTCGTCGGGAAGTACGGCCTGGAAGACGCCTACATCTCGATTCACGAGGCGTTGAAACACGCCGGCCTCGAAACGAACGTCGAGGTCGAGACGACCTGGATCCACTCCGAGGACCTCGCCGAGGGCCACGACGGCCAACTCGACGACGTCGACGCCGTCGTCGTCCCCGGCGGATTCGGTTCCCGGGGAACCGAGGGCAAGATCGAGGCGACCCGGTACGCACGCGAGAACGACGTGCCCTTCCTCGGACTCTGTCTCGGCTTCCAGATGGCCGTCGTCGAGTACGCCCGGAACGTGCTGGACCTCGATGGGGCACACTCGGCGGAGATGGAGCCCGAGACGCCCCATCCGGTCATTGACATCCTCCCTGAACAGGAGGGCGTCGAGGACATGGGCGGGACGATGCGACTGGGGGCACAGGACACCGAGATCGAACCCGGAACGCTGGCGCACGAACTTTACGACGACACGACGTGTCGGGAACGCCATCGGCACCGCTACGAGGTCAACCCAGAGTACATCGACGACATCGAGGCCGCCGGGATGACGTTCTCGGGCGTCTCGAACCGTCGGATGGAGATCCTGGAACTCGATCCGGACAGCCATCCGTACTTCATCGGCACGCAGTTCCATCCCGAGTTCCGGTCGCGACCCACGCGCGCCTCGCCACCGTTCGTCGGCCTCGTCGAGGCCGTGTTGAACAGTTCTGAATCGGACGAACCGAAGGAGGTCGAGCACTAA
- a CDS encoding PspA/IM30 family protein, with protein MGILSRASYVIRSKVNSLLNRAENPSESLDYSYEQLRDELQDVKQGIADLTTQKKRLEIQKRRLEENVEKHNDQAREAVEQGRDDLARRALEKKKQKMNQIEDLETQIADLQGQQDRLIEQKNELQSQVEQFRTKKETMKARYQAAEASSRVSEAMTGAGDQFEDVGRAIERAQEQTEEMEARSAAMDELRDTGAIEDAIGDQDQLDRELEEVRTSGAVDAELETLKSEVGDESGDEDAEADTEADTADVDLGDVEDAAVEEELETLKDEEN; from the coding sequence ATGGGAATCCTCTCACGCGCCTCCTACGTCATCCGCTCGAAGGTCAATTCGCTGCTCAACCGGGCGGAGAACCCCTCGGAGTCGCTGGATTACTCCTACGAACAGCTCCGGGACGAACTCCAGGACGTCAAACAGGGGATCGCCGACCTGACGACCCAGAAAAAGCGCCTGGAAATCCAGAAGCGCCGCCTCGAGGAGAACGTCGAGAAACACAACGACCAGGCCCGTGAGGCGGTCGAGCAGGGGCGAGACGACCTCGCCCGCCGCGCGCTGGAGAAGAAAAAGCAGAAGATGAACCAGATCGAGGACCTGGAGACCCAGATCGCCGACCTCCAGGGCCAACAGGATCGATTGATCGAGCAGAAAAACGAACTCCAGAGCCAGGTCGAGCAGTTCCGGACGAAAAAGGAGACGATGAAAGCTCGGTATCAGGCGGCCGAAGCCTCCTCACGCGTCTCGGAAGCTATGACGGGCGCTGGTGATCAGTTCGAGGACGTCGGGCGAGCGATCGAGCGAGCCCAGGAGCAGACCGAAGAGATGGAAGCCCGCTCGGCCGCGATGGACGAACTTCGCGATACGGGGGCGATCGAGGACGCTATTGGCGATCAAGATCAACTCGACCGCGAGCTCGAAGAAGTCCGGACCTCGGGGGCAGTCGACGCCGAGCTAGAGACGCTGAAATCCGAGGTCGGAGACGAGTCCGGCGACGAGGATGCCGAGGCAGACACGGAAGCTGACACAGCCGACGTCGACCTCGGCGACGTCGAGGATGCGGCCGTCGAAGAAGAGTTGGAGACACTCAAAGACGAGGAGAACTGA
- the carA gene encoding glutamine-hydrolyzing carbamoyl-phosphate synthase small subunit, with protein sequence MTDAYVALEGERVVQARARAPGTTRGELVFTTAYTGYEESLTDPSYEEQILTFSYPLIGNYGVREERFESDHVHPKGVVARELTDDVAEWLQAEGRPAVDHIDTRELVTEIRDEGAMKCGIAAGEDVTEEDALAELRQCKHMSDHADIGSQVSVSEPTVYNADGDGPDVALIDCGAKGSIQESLVERGAVVHVLPYDTTPAEVEELDPDLLFISNGPGDPENFEAAADLVDEYVGETPLAGICLGQQVVANALGGETEKMEFGHRGVNQPVRDLRTDQVVMTTQNHGYTVAEPGDTLEVTQINVNDDTPEGLENDDLGIITRQYHPEANPGPNDSLSFFDDVLDLVEG encoded by the coding sequence ATGACAGACGCCTATGTGGCCCTGGAAGGTGAGCGCGTCGTTCAAGCGCGTGCTCGCGCACCGGGAACGACCCGCGGCGAACTCGTCTTTACGACTGCCTACACCGGCTACGAGGAGAGCCTGACGGATCCCTCCTACGAGGAGCAGATCCTCACCTTCTCGTACCCGCTGATCGGTAACTACGGCGTCCGGGAGGAACGCTTCGAGTCCGATCACGTCCACCCGAAGGGCGTCGTCGCGCGTGAGTTGACCGACGACGTCGCCGAGTGGCTCCAGGCAGAAGGGCGGCCCGCCGTCGATCATATCGACACGCGCGAACTCGTCACGGAGATCCGGGACGAGGGCGCGATGAAATGTGGCATCGCGGCCGGCGAGGACGTCACCGAAGAGGACGCACTGGCCGAACTCCGCCAGTGCAAGCACATGAGCGATCACGCGGACATCGGGAGCCAGGTCAGTGTGAGCGAGCCGACGGTGTACAACGCCGACGGCGACGGCCCCGACGTCGCGCTGATCGACTGTGGTGCGAAGGGTTCGATCCAGGAATCACTGGTCGAACGCGGCGCGGTCGTCCACGTCCTGCCCTACGATACGACGCCTGCCGAGGTCGAAGAGCTCGATCCCGACCTCCTGTTTATCTCGAACGGGCCGGGCGACCCCGAGAACTTCGAAGCGGCGGCCGATCTCGTCGACGAGTACGTCGGTGAAACGCCGCTGGCTGGTATCTGTCTCGGCCAGCAGGTCGTCGCCAACGCGCTGGGTGGCGAGACCGAGAAGATGGAGTTCGGCCACCGCGGCGTCAACCAGCCCGTCCGGGACCTCCGGACCGACCAGGTCGTGATGACGACCCAGAACCACGGCTATACGGTCGCCGAACCCGGCGACACGCTCGAAGTGACCCAGATCAACGTCAACGACGACACGCCGGAGGGCTTAGAGAACGACGACCTGGGGATCATCACGCGCCAGTACCACCCCGAAGCGAACCCGGGACCCAACGACTCGCTGTCCTTTTTCGACGACGTGCTCGACCTGGTCGAGGGGTAG
- a CDS encoding NUDIX domain-containing protein, translating into MSTDADSTVAHENAGEDVIAVDGEDNPEGLVNRLDAHTGEGIRHRAFTALLFDTEGNILLAQRSPEKRLWDTYWDGTVASHPVQGQTQVEATRQRLEEELGVTPDQYDSLEVTDRFEYKRYYMDEGLEYEVCSVLQATLTDRSLDPDPAEVAGLMWVPYDRLYENPRWYRQLRLCPWFEIAMRRDLD; encoded by the coding sequence ATGAGTACGGACGCTGATTCGACGGTGGCACACGAGAACGCGGGCGAGGACGTCATCGCGGTCGACGGTGAGGACAATCCGGAGGGTCTCGTCAACCGACTCGACGCCCATACCGGCGAGGGGATTCGCCACCGGGCGTTCACGGCGTTGCTGTTCGACACCGAGGGCAACATCTTACTCGCCCAACGCTCACCCGAGAAACGACTCTGGGACACCTACTGGGACGGGACCGTCGCCTCCCATCCCGTCCAGGGGCAGACACAGGTCGAGGCGACCCGCCAGCGGTTAGAGGAAGAGCTCGGCGTCACGCCCGACCAGTACGACAGTCTGGAGGTGACCGACCGGTTCGAGTACAAGCGCTACTACATGGACGAGGGCCTCGAATACGAGGTCTGCTCGGTGTTGCAGGCGACGCTGACGGACCGATCACTCGACCCCGATCCCGCGGAAGTCGCCGGCCTGATGTGGGTCCCATACGACCGCCTCTACGAGAACCCGCGCTGGTACCGCCAACTCCGGTTGTGTCCGTGGTTCGAGATCGCAATGCGCCGGGATCTCGACTAA
- a CDS encoding Lrp/AsnC family transcriptional regulator: MDDLDRKILSILRRDARTPYTEIADEVGTSEGTVRNRVERLTEEGVIERFTIATRTGNVKAMIEIAVDVDVDHNALADDFVEWAEVDFVWEVSGEEDVVLIVDCADTGEVNDLITRAREREEVMGTKTRLILEERVG; encoded by the coding sequence ATGGACGACCTCGACCGCAAGATCCTGAGCATCCTCCGGCGGGACGCCCGCACGCCCTACACGGAGATCGCCGACGAGGTGGGTACCTCCGAGGGGACGGTCCGCAACCGCGTCGAACGCCTGACCGAGGAGGGTGTCATCGAACGGTTCACGATCGCGACTCGGACGGGTAATGTCAAGGCGATGATCGAGATCGCCGTCGACGTCGACGTCGACCACAACGCCTTGGCGGACGACTTCGTCGAGTGGGCCGAGGTCGACTTCGTCTGGGAGGTCAGCGGCGAGGAAGACGTCGTGTTGATCGTCGACTGTGCCGACACCGGAGAGGTGAACGACCTGATCACGCGGGCCCGGGAGCGGGAGGAAGTCATGGGGACGAAGACGCGGTTGATCCTTGAGGAGCGAGTGGGGTAG
- a CDS encoding histidine kinase N-terminal 7TM domain-containing protein produces MAVIYLALVLFAGILGTGVAMYALLHRDTPGVGPLGLLLLAAAMWSFTEGLSLAANGLGSTVFWAKFRLSISTIIPLAWLLLTVEYTGNDRHITCNHLIALLVEPIVFIAMVWTNGVHKLVWQSRDLVFTVGGSGVVANRGIAFWGHVSYSYLLVALGAFLLVRLSMRTDQLFRSQSTSLLAAITVPLIANAAFLFQFTPPGIDPTGVAFVATGTIITGAILRRQLLAVTAGTREHGRDEILAELEDLVFIVDTRGVVVDCNQSALQALETTADDVIGQQLATVAPSLTEPLPDDATEYHRVEAVNLDGSVRKFDVQQSLIERPFGDSETRILSLRDVTDRTRREQQLDVLNRLLRHNLRNEMNVIRGHAELLAEAADDPAVDRHLDRIFDTIDTVTERSDKVGTLTRAFDAAGPQSVDLTLTLRDAIGTVREAHPPATIQFDPDEASGLRVNSGASIGLAFEELLSNAIEHNDGDPTVTVGVDSDATGVTVRIADDGPGIGEQERTVIERGRETPLAHSSGIGLWLVAWIVRTVGGTIRFETTDDGTTVVVRLPRDGDSDRAATER; encoded by the coding sequence ATGGCGGTTATCTATCTGGCACTGGTCCTGTTTGCCGGGATACTCGGCACCGGCGTTGCGATGTACGCGCTCTTGCATCGGGATACTCCCGGTGTTGGGCCACTCGGCCTGCTGTTGCTCGCTGCCGCGATGTGGTCGTTCACCGAAGGGCTCAGCCTGGCGGCCAACGGCTTGGGTAGCACAGTGTTTTGGGCCAAGTTTCGGCTGTCGATCTCGACGATCATCCCTCTGGCCTGGCTGCTGCTGACGGTCGAGTATACCGGCAACGACCGGCATATCACATGCAACCATCTGATCGCGCTCTTGGTCGAACCGATCGTCTTTATTGCGATGGTCTGGACGAACGGCGTCCACAAATTGGTCTGGCAGTCGCGGGATCTCGTCTTCACTGTTGGTGGCTCTGGGGTGGTCGCGAACAGGGGCATCGCCTTTTGGGGCCACGTGAGTTACTCGTATCTGCTGGTTGCCCTCGGTGCCTTCCTGCTCGTCAGGCTATCGATGCGGACCGATCAGCTCTTTCGGTCCCAAAGTACGTCACTGCTCGCCGCGATCACCGTCCCACTTATCGCCAACGCGGCGTTCCTGTTTCAGTTCACGCCACCGGGGATCGATCCGACGGGCGTCGCCTTTGTTGCAACCGGGACGATCATCACGGGCGCGATCCTGCGCCGACAGTTGCTCGCTGTCACGGCCGGCACGCGCGAGCACGGCCGGGACGAAATCCTGGCCGAACTCGAGGACCTAGTCTTCATCGTCGATACACGGGGCGTCGTCGTCGATTGTAATCAGTCGGCACTCCAGGCGCTTGAGACGACGGCTGATGACGTGATCGGACAGCAACTTGCGACAGTCGCCCCGTCACTCACGGAGCCCCTTCCGGACGACGCCACCGAGTACCATCGCGTCGAGGCGGTCAATCTTGACGGCTCCGTCCGAAAGTTCGACGTCCAACAGTCGCTTATCGAGCGGCCGTTTGGCGATTCGGAGACGAGAATTCTCAGCCTCCGGGACGTGACCGACCGGACGCGCCGAGAACAGCAACTCGACGTGCTCAATCGACTGTTGCGTCACAACCTGCGCAACGAAATGAACGTGATCCGTGGTCACGCCGAGTTACTTGCCGAAGCCGCCGACGATCCGGCCGTTGATCGCCATCTCGACCGGATCTTCGACACCATCGATACTGTCACCGAACGCAGCGACAAGGTCGGGACGCTCACGCGTGCTTTCGACGCCGCTGGCCCTCAATCCGTTGACCTTACGCTCACACTCCGTGATGCGATCGGCACGGTACGGGAAGCACATCCCCCGGCAACGATTCAGTTCGACCCCGACGAGGCGAGCGGCTTACGGGTCAACAGCGGCGCGTCTATCGGCCTCGCCTTCGAGGAATTGCTGTCCAACGCGATCGAGCACAACGACGGTGATCCCACGGTTACAGTCGGTGTCGACTCCGACGCGACCGGCGTAACGGTGCGGATCGCCGACGACGGCCCCGGCATCGGTGAGCAGGAGCGAACGGTGATCGAGCGGGGACGCGAGACACCGCTCGCACACAGCAGCGGCATCGGACTCTGGCTGGTCGCCTGGATCGTCCGGACTGTCGGCGGGACGATCCGCTTCGAGACGACTGACGACGGGACGACTGTCGTCGTCCGGTTACCACGGGACGGGGATTCCGACCGCGCCGCCACGGAGCGTTAG
- a CDS encoding heavy metal-associated domain-containing protein produces MPQTLTVTGMSCEHCEQTVQEALEAVDGVASATADHESEQATVDGDADPDTLIEAVEDAGYEAKA; encoded by the coding sequence ATGCCACAGACCTTGACCGTCACCGGCATGAGCTGTGAACACTGTGAACAGACCGTCCAAGAAGCGCTCGAGGCCGTCGACGGCGTGGCGAGCGCGACGGCCGATCACGAGTCCGAACAGGCCACCGTCGACGGCGACGCCGACCCGGATACACTCATCGAAGCGGTCGAAGACGCCGGTTACGAAGCCAAAGCCTAA
- a CDS encoding DUF5820 family protein, giving the protein MTIAELPTGWEVWSEEPTRLVVVYRPDIFDTEAFPAPCLPTLYVTKGSRDRRPGRPDPDADDPWYVTLYLEPEVEGAREVYDDREGALSGARELAKAFDAGDLDYRSWYQVPRSAYLDRLDELTGRGT; this is encoded by the coding sequence GTGACCATTGCAGAGCTACCGACCGGGTGGGAGGTCTGGAGCGAGGAGCCGACCAGACTCGTCGTCGTGTACCGACCCGACATTTTCGACACCGAGGCGTTTCCTGCCCCGTGTCTGCCGACGCTGTACGTGACAAAAGGATCACGAGACCGCCGTCCCGGTCGCCCGGATCCCGACGCTGACGATCCGTGGTACGTGACGCTCTATCTCGAACCCGAGGTGGAGGGAGCCAGAGAAGTCTACGACGATCGCGAGGGGGCGCTCTCCGGTGCACGCGAGCTCGCGAAGGCGTTCGACGCCGGCGATCTGGACTATCGCTCGTGGTATCAGGTGCCCCGATCGGCGTACCTCGATCGTCTCGACGAACTTACGGGCCGAGGGACTTAA